A region of the Apium graveolens cultivar Ventura chromosome 6, ASM990537v1, whole genome shotgun sequence genome:
tccatttattcaggattggcaaaagtgagtgagagaagtcccaccttagtaggtgaaggtgagggtgtgagggtggggagccagggtgagaccctaatgcaaccaaagagagaatatgagagaaaggcaggtacaggagaaataagggtggatccatccattgctagtgagtcaatgattgtggatgatactgaaaagggaagacaatttcagcaacattccaaagctgaaattgataacattttcttggatgctgacacttttactcatcctgtgccAGCCTATCAATTgctggctgctcagggcaatgtggaggcagagcagactttgaatttggtgcagaccacataatctcttcaaagagataaagctgctgttaacaggatgccttctcaagctggggagccatctgaagaatttggagtaaattctaatgatgatgactctggttctttggatggaagcatgaacttagggggagctgaaggcccaagttctgctttaagtttacctgaatgggcatgggcaaaggaatctacaccaggacaatttgaggtgtctttggtcaaacaagtaatagctattcaacagtcccttcaggaaacttcagatgctggtaccaaggctgttctttaagctcacctagactctctacatctaatgaagatccagcacttaagacagaatcccagtgtggatgaattgaaaagagatatagctgacttgaagacctataactctgaaaAGCTGGATTTAGTAATGCCAcatggtaccatgcaagatctactactaaggttaaggagagaatcagaatctgaaaagaagctagccaagctggaaaacagagttcaagttattgaagactcagtggctattcttcttcaaaatcaacagactcagacaaatcttctcatgcaactggctaaagcacaaggcctaacttctcaacttgatgataacaaaaagggggagagagaatcaagtaagggggagaaaggaccaacagagggggagaaacttcaagtacaaatcagcaaagtaattgtaccttcaattactatctccaagccaccagttgcagatggtatagatctaattgaagcagcagcagcaaatttgaaagttgctgaaaaaggaaagttgagtttaatcaactgggaaaagattgatgaggaaattcagagaaagtttaaactagttgaggagccagttaagtcagccatccatcactctcatgtcaagccaatcagtgtgaatgagatgagcatgaactatctggagaaaggactGAAAgggatatgtcctaagtccaatcatgtattaggatttaggaataactttttatgtaatctgttttaatttcattgatattaataaaagacttgttttgtttttattacgggctctatctatttaagtgtttaaataagatataccatagtttagagtaaagctttttatggattatgatgagatcataatagtgagacctaaaagatgataactctaaacttaaatagttcctggtcgtaggattactaactggtaattaataatccgcagagatcggtacatactatgcttgcttcattatgaaggatgtctgttctcatagacatttgtgtggtgacactatagctagtatgtaggtgcttattatagaataatttcactaaacatgactcgcacagctgaacaactgatggagttcactcacgtgtcagcagttgttcacatagtgatagttgtacaagtatcctcagacttgaggtcatcatagtcatcttgtgtatactgaactatgctttggtttagttcttagtcttcagggacaattattagggctctactgggtataggaatttgtacacgaagatagtgtatgatcaataaaggatctacccctttcagtgaaggaagtgaatgttcaaggctgatccacttatgctagttcaggaatctctggccagagtgaatgaaattagaaaggagtttctaatttgcatagaactacgcatagtaaatggtaagcaagtgattgaattagataggcttgacacgagatccatgccttgtatttaatcgggacattgtagggtagaaggagtttattgtacggtaactattcactgaataggttcttggtattctaagcagtgaattcatattatccggatagtcgcgatatgctgagaagtatccctcacgatgtagaataaatgtgattaattaattaatcatatttaataaattagagaatttatataaataatgataaaatagttttattattatttatttctactaccggcttaaaattgaacctacagggtcacaccataaaaagagaatgatttaatggtggaggaattaattaataatggctaataattatttatttgtgaaataaataattaattggcaaatttaataattgattaaatgagatttaattgattataaattaattaagaaaagttcttaatattattaattaaggatttaatttttggaaattaaatcaagagagagaattatttttaaagtgtttagaaaaaggattaataattaaaaggtgttttaattattaatgagaataataaatgggataataataataataatatttatgggaaaatttcagctgaaaattttgcctataaatatactattatagatcctaattttattcgaacccaaaaacccaaaagttttagaaaaccaaattctctccacctcttcctcctccttaacgtcgttttcttggtggataccgatggagtgcttcacgtttgaggagcagctgctaggatctccgaacgttgcttttggatcgcatattaaagattagtaatcgatcccctcgtttttaccacgatttatatgcttttatttggattttatatgtgtaaaagtgttttaccatgcccccgctgcgattaaaatccaacaaggacaatcttcctgcatcaaatcacaaaaggctgaaataattctcaaaccaagggcaaattatccaaagtcatctttgaagaatcccttggacactgtgtatgagacaccaaagcctgatgaaaagaagcttctgtcaagatccattgtcttctataaagatccagctgattcagcttcaaaaaggagaattgctaagatagtcagaaatggaaaggaaatttgtgtggtagctggacatccacagtttgcttAAAAGGGTTGgaacgcatcaccggaatgcgttacagggcttgtaacgcgttcctgtaatgcgttatagcccgactgtttacattaaaattgattttctgggagtttcgtaactccgttttaggcgtgcaatataccattggattcatttttccgagacggatctaatggagtgatcaattttagtttatataaaagttttgaactgtttatatttccagaagtgtttttaagatatttttgactgttttaactcactacaccatagatggcctatcgcaatggtttaatcatgcatgttacaaaattatgttaccttaggtatgctcatcttagcctaccgcaacgtagtatttttgatgttaccatagcctttAAAACATGTTACTATAACTTCAAAGTGTTACATACGAGTAACATGTGGCaatttatgttacaatagggtaTTATTGGATACAAAAGTAGTATATTTTACaaacaattaaatatatataattatttgacatgaaaattaatcaatttttataatataattaagcaaaaatattaatattagttaagattgataaaatattttttttaaaaaaatttataaactgtattaattaataattgataaatttttatcaataaaaaatttaaagacaattaaaacttaatttttttaaaaaaagagatGAAATTAGCTGGGCTTTTTCAGGCGGGCTCAAATTTTTTGGAGAAGCGCTAAAATTTCAGACAAATTAACTTCTCCCTCTAATTTCATTCTCCTTCattctctcactctctctctcattctctctctccCAGTAGCTATTCTCTTTCATTCCTCTCTCGAGCTAGGGTTTCTAATTGGGGGTAACATTTTGGCGAAGCTGGTCACATTTTCGAGAAGCGGGTCACAGATTGGAGCTAGGGTTTCTAATTGGGGTTTCAAATCAGCTTGCGGTTCAACATTAAGGTactacatctctctctctctctctctctctctctctctctctctctctttctctctctctcgctctcgcTCTCTCTGATTTTGtgtatctctctctctctctatctctctctctctctctctctctcgcccccTCTATTTCTGTTAGTTTCTTCTCTAATTTGTTACATGCGTGTTTTTGTGTATTTTATACATGTATATGTATGTTACATGCATGTTTTTGTGTAATTTTAATTAGAATTGgggttttttatttttgtagatCTGTAAGTGTGATTTTTGTATTAAATTTATTTCTCGATATTTGCTTTTTATCCGATTGATTTTCATGTTAGGCTTTAGTTATAACTTACATGTAAATCATCATAGTCAAGTGGATATAATTGATTGTGTAAGTAGATATCTGTTGTCTCTATAATGTAATTGTTTATGAGTATTTACATTTATGTTAATTTGACCTTTATTCCTGAGAGTTTCAACCCTTTACGAGTATTTAAATTTTTGTTAACATCAACTGTCACAGTTCGGTAGGTAGGAGGAGTGGGATAATACGGAAATGGGTGTATGCACATGTATATTCATGGTCATATAACATGGATTCGATACGTATAATCTAATATGGATTTACGATTTCAGGGCTGCGTTGTTATGCTGTGTTGTTATTAATACATATAATCTATAATATTGGTTTAGGATTTCACTTCTGCGTTGTTATTAGTACGCATATCTAATATGGGTTTAGGGTTTCACGGTTGTGTCGTTATTAGTATGTACAACCAATGAAAAGGAGAACATAAAATATTACCTCGGTCTGCTTAGGGCTTCACGGCTGCGTTGTGTTGTTAGAACGTATAACCAATATGGGTGTATGGTTTCACGACTACGTTGTTTTCTTTTAGGAATATAACATTATTGTCCTGTTTTCTGTAGTGATGGACGATGGTCTAAGTCAATGGATAACCCTTCCAAAATATAGTACACCTTACATTAAGGGGATAAAGGATTTTTTAGAAAATGCATTTCCCAAATTTTCCGTAGGCGATGAAATGTTGTGCCCTTGCAAGAATTGTAGAAATGGCAAGtggcatactcaagatcttattTATGATCATCTTATTTGTCATGGCCCTTGTCCATTGTATGCGAATTGGATTTGTGAGGTTTCGAGCAAATATCATAGGATAGATATTGAACGGGCAGAAAATATGGGTTTTGAAGATTCCTTTACCTTCGGAGATAATTTGGACGAGATGTTCCATCGTACTAATGATACTACTGGACCGAATGATGATGCCAAAAAATTTTATGGCCATCTTGAAGAAGGAAAGCAGCCCTTATATCCGGGCTGCAAAAAATTTTCCCGCTTAAGTTTTATCATTAGGCTGTACTCTTTAAAGTGCATTCATGGGATTTCAGAGTCGGGTTTCGGGGATTTATTAGAGCTGATAAAAGATGCTTTTCCAGAAGCACACATTCCTTTGTCTTTTAATGCGGCAAAGAATGTTATTAAAGATTTAGGGCTCGATTATCAAAGGATGCACGCCTGCCCCAATAATTGTATGCTGTTTTGGGctgaaaatgaaaaagaagaaaattgtAAAACTTGCGGTGCTTCAAGGTGGGTCGTAGTGGAAAAAAAAGGCGCCGTGGACAATAATGAGAAGAAGTTAATTCACAAGGTCCCGGCAAACGTGGTACGCTACTTTCCACTCAAAAAAAGGTTGCAACGCATGTTTATGAGCAAAGAGTTATCAGAACTGATGTTATGGCATGCAAAAGGTTGAAAAAAGGACGGCAAACTTTGACATCCCGCTGATGCAGAGGCTTGGAAGGCATTGGATGCTCGTTATCCTCAATTTTCATCCGAGAACAGAAACATCAGATTGGGCCTAGCCGCTGATGGTTTCAATCCTTTTCGTACTATGAACATAAGTCATAGTACTTGGCCAATTATTTTGGTTAACTACAACCTTCCCCCCTGGCTGTGTATGAAGCAAGAGAATCTAATTCTCTCGACACTCATATCTGGTCCCGAGTCTCCGAAGAATAATATAGATGTCTTCAAGCAACCTTTAATTGCTGAACTGAATGAGCTATGGGAAGTAGGCATTGAGACTTATGATGCCCTTATTGACCATACTTTCAACTTGCGCGCTTCTTTACTTTGGACAATCAGTGATTTTCCCGGGCTAGCAATGCTATCTGGATGGAGCACAAAAGGAAGACTAGCTTGTCCAGTTTGCAATTATGAAACATCCTCTATGTACCTAAAACATAGTCGGAAAATGTGTTACATGGACCATAGGAGATTTCTCCATCCCGAATACCCATGGAGGCTTGATAAAAGAAAATTTAATGGTCAAATTGAATTGAGAGGTTTTCCAGAGGTTCTAACTGGAACAGACATTGAAGAATTATTGGCAGGATTTGTAAATCATTTTGGGGGGAAGAAACcagagaagaaaagaaagcgccAAAAAAATAAGATTAAGTCAAATTCGCCTTTCAAGAAAAAATCAATATTCTTTGATCTGCCTTACTGGAAGCACAATGTTTCTCGACATAACCTTGATGTTATGCACATCGAGAAGAATTTGTGTGATAAAGTACTTGGCACATTGCTCAATATTGCTGGAAAAACAAAAGACCATATAGCAGCTCGCCTAGATTTGCAAGAACTTGGCATCAGAAAGGTCCTCCATCCTGTTCTATCAAGTGACGGGAAACACCTTGAAATAAGGGCTGCGATATTCGACATGACAAATGAAGAGAAAGATTTATTCTGCTCTGTCCTTAAAAATGCTAAATTGCCATATGGAAGTGCCTCTAATATCAGCCGGTGTGTGCACATGAAGGAGAGAAAGGTATCTAGCTATAAGAGTCATGATGCTCACTTTTTCATGCACTACTTATTACAATTTGCAGTGAAGAAATCTTTGAAACCGGAGGTTGCAGTCCCTTTTATCAGATTAGGGGCCTTCTTAAGAGGTATTTGGAGTAAAGTCATCGACTTAAGTGATCTTAAGAGGCTGCAAACAGAAATAATTGAAATTATTTGTCAATTTGAGACTATATTCATTCAGGCTTTTTTTGATGTGATGGCCCACCTTTTGATTCACTTGTGCCAAGAAATTGAATTTGGTGGACCGGCCCATGTTCGAAGCATGTGGCCAATTGAGCGCTATTTAAATAAATTGAAATCTTATGTGCGGAATAGATCTAAACCAGAGGGATGTATCGCCGAGGGTTACCTGGCCGAAGAATGCTTGATATTTTGTTCAAGATTCTTGGGTGGCCATGGAGGATCAAAAATTACCAAGGCTGCAAAATTTgaaagttttccagaaaaagtaGAATTTCCTATTGGTTCACGCAGAAATAAAGATGGAAAGGCTGTGAATTTAGTTGAAGTTGAATGGATGGCTATTCATCGTTATATTCTATTCAACTGCGGGAATAAAGAAATTGATAGTTTAATCGAGTAAGATTCTAGCTACTAATTGTGTTTAACTGTTATAGAATTAGAACCTGTTTTGTCTTGATTTTTAACTAGGTAATTGTTGTAGGGAGCATCGAATCTTAATAGAAGGACAAGCCAAGTCAAAAAGATACAATCGTGAGAGAGAACATTCTGAAGATTTTTGGAAATGGATGAAGGGGGAGGTCGGAAAAAAAGATAACATTTCAAAGGAATTGGAAGTGCTTGCAATGGGCCCTAATCAATCAGCGAAGAAGTATAGTGGTTATGTACTTAACGGATATCGATTCCATACAAAGTACCGAGATGCTAAATGTAAAACCCAAAATAGTGGGGTATTTCTAACTGCTTTGACTACTAGCTTTGCTAGTTCAAAAGATCAAAATCCACTGGTCGGCGATGTAAATTACTACGGAGCAATTGAAGAGATTTTTGAAGTTGATTATTGGGGAGAATTTTCTGTAGTGGTGTTCAAGTGTTGTTGGTATAAGGAAGAGAAAGATCTATATGGGTTCACTCGAGTTAATTTTAACAGATTATGTCAGAAGTCTGATCCATATGTGCTAGCTTCACAGGTGCAGCAAGTCTTCTATGTAGAAGATCCTACTGAAAAGATGATGTATAATATTATAAAGAAATTGCCAAGGGATTGGTGCGATGTCGAAGCTGAAAATGCAAATGAAGAAGCCGAGGATCCAGTTTTACATGATTTACACACTAGTGTTCCTCTAGAAACAGACACGGATATTAACTGGTGCAGAGATGATGTCCCAACACGACAAGTCCCCATCAAGGCTAGAACAAACGAAGAAACTACTTAAATTTGTAATTAGAAATATGTAACTATCAAGGGCCTAGTTTCTGATGTATCAACTGTTAATGAAGTGACTTCTTAATTGCCTAATTTATcatgttttaatgtattttctttTAATTAATTAACTTGTTCTTAATATAATGTTCTGTTAGTTTTAAATCTGCCCTGCTCTTTATGCGATCGCTTCTTAATTTAGAGcattattaaatttatttactTGCATACTGCTCTTTTAATGTTTCTTTTAAGTGTTTATTTTTAAGTGTTTTTTATTTAAGTGCCACGTCTCAGATTATTTTAATGATTTCATCTAATTATACTTTCTCAATTTTTTGTAGGATGGCATACATAAATCTCAGGTTGTACCACCAGGGTGAGTTTCAGCCTACACGGTATGTCGGTGGTAAAGAACTGATTATAAGGAATGTCGAAGTAGATAGGTTTTCGTACCCTGTATTGATGGATTATGTCAAGGATGACCTTGAATATTCAGAAATTGGAGGGATTTATATGAGAAAAGGTGATAAGCAGGGGGGTGGCAGTTGGTGGCCAATGATGTGGACTTGTGTTCATTAACTGCAGGAGCTGCAGACGGTGAAAATGTTGATTTTTATCTTGACAATGTCGTTGATAGCACTATCGAACCAATGGATCAGATGCAGCCATTTGTAATAATACGGCCAAGAAAGGATATCTTAGCAGGTAATATATTAATTTCATTTCAGAAATATACCTTAATTGTAGGGGCATCAGAAATATATAGGTGTTACTACATTTAGATTTTATTCAAACTCGTAATTATTGTTTTTATGTCTTTATTGCTAAAAAGCAAGTCAAGCGGCAGTTTGTAACCACTCATCAACTACAGCAACAGAAGATGAACAAGAAGGCAAACCAAGTTGATAAGGCTGGGAAGAGGAACTCAAAGAACTTTCCCCTAGAGGGTACTCGGAAGTCACCACGGCTTTCTAGAGTGCAGGAAATCACTGATGGTGATGATTGTGAAACTCCTCCAAGTGTTAGGAGGAAGTTGAGTTTACATGATACTCATGAAGATGAGCGTATGGGAGAAAATGAACTGGAGGTTAGCATATAATTCAGTAATACCTATAATTTTCTTGTTAGATTATTGTTGTTTAATTACATGTAAGTACATGTATGTAACCCCTTTATTAATCCAGTAATTCCGTCATACCTATATTAACATGAATTTATGTGAAATTGCAGAAACTACCCCCTCCACCTCCTCTAACGGAGTATGAAAAACTGAGAGCTGTCACAGTAAAGAGGAAAAATGAAGTATTTTTTGCCCTCAATCTTCCTACACTCTCTTCTGAAGTGAGAAACTCAATATTAAAAGATAAATCCAAAAAAAAGAAGCATGTGCAAGAGGGGAGCGATGAGGAATATGATCCAGCTATGGATCTTGAGGATGGTGGATCGGGAACTCAAAGGAAGGCTGCTAGTAAGGATGGTGGATCAGGAACTGAAAAGGTATGTCATAAATGTCATAAAGCTATCATTTTCACATTTTCTAAATTCTTCCCCAAATGTTTCATCGGGGTTGATAGTTTGTAATTCATATATACACAAACATTGAGTTTTACATGATTTATGTTTCAGAGAGGGAAAACTGAGAAAAGCAAGGTGCTTATTGGACGTGGACCAACAACACGGTCACGAGCCAATACTGTTATATCACAGAAGCAAGGAACCGAGGATGCTACTGAGAAGGAAAATCAGTCATTATCACATATGGAACCTGCAGAACCTCTGATTCAGCTACCGTCTATTGAAGCAAATGGTTCAATGGAGGCTTTTTGGGCTATGCGAAAGCGCCAAAAGGAAGCAGCTACAGCGACATCGAAGATTTCTCCAAGTACAACTGCAACTACAAAGACTGCTATAGAAAATGTTGTTGAAGAAAATGTTTTTCCGGACATTGAAGAAGAGGAGGAAGCAGGTATCTTCTTTCCTTTATTTATGATTACATAAACTGATTATTTATAAAGGAATTATTCCTTTAAGGCCCCTTAAAGAATACTCACTTTGAGGCTACCCACATTCATATATTTTCCATAATTGATTAATTTGCATCAGTTTAATAAATTACTTATAATTGAGGTTAATTGGCATAAGGTTATTTATGTCATTTAAGTTAATGAAATTGTGAAGTTAACCATGGTTAATTATGTGATAGATGTAAAACTTCTTGCATAAATTTAATTAGCATATGTAATCTATAATGATGTTAATTgttatttgtgtttttatataattattaaaacacAACCCCCATGAGAATTAATGTATTCTTTATGACAGTAGGTCCTTTAGAGTGTCCAGAATCCAAGGTATGCGTTATCTATatttatcattttaaaaataaggGCTGCTTATTATAAAGACAcccattaaaaaaataaaaactaaaaataagaCATCTTTAtagatcaatctttgaaatacgatatattagaaaaacacccataaatataatcaaatttattataatattccTACTTTGTTTGATTTTCCTGCAAGTAATTTTTGCTCATATGTAGTTGAAGTTCCTATAAGGCTGAGAGGACCGACGAGGATGGATAGGGTTCATACCAGAAATATGGACCATCGAGTTATCCTTCAGATGAATGAAAGGTTCCAGCCCATTTCAGATGAGGACAAAGTAATTTCTGAACTTAGTAACTTCTTGGGGACACTCGCAAAGCGATGCGTGTCATTTACCTATATTTCTTGGCGTGATGTTCCGAAAACTTTGAAAAATACACTGTGGAATTATGTCAAGGTATCACATACATTGTTTAATTATCGTGATTTATTTTTCTGCAACATTACCTTTGATTAACTGtacttgtgttctttattttgttgaCTTTTTCCAGCAAAGATACATTATACCTGATGAATGTGACACATGGGTGTTGAAAACCATTCAGTCATCTTGGAAGACACGTAAGAGCCGAATTAAGAAGGCGCATTATAAAGCATTTGAAACTGATGAAGAACGGATGGAAAATAGGCCAAATGATATTCCCCTTGAGAGTTTCAAGATGTTGCTGAAGTACTGGAATGATGAAAGCATTAAGGTTTTCTAATTCCCCTTGCActttcatatttaattatgtatttatatttgATCTAAGTGACATAAAGGTATTTCACATTTTTGTAGAAAAGAGCAGCGACAAATGCAAGAAGTTGATGTCAGTATACAGACACACACACTACTGGTCCAAAGACTTTCGCATAAATTCGAAACATTATGGTATGGCCAGAATCTCAATTACGCAAATTAACCTCAATAAGTTAGTTGTTACGCAAATATATGAATGTGGGCAGCCTTCTGGTTACATATATTACTATATATCTAGAAATTAATTTCTATATTTCTTTTGGCTAACTTGTTCATTTTTGTCAGAAAAAAAAGGCAAAGAATCAGCGTCCACCACCTGAAGCAGAGGTTTTTGTTGAGACTCGTGAGCGTACTGATGGTCGTGAGTATAAGACCAACACTGAAGAAATAAAAAACAAGATTGTAAGTGTTTTTTATTAATCTTAGTGCTTCTGAATATCCGTTAATGTCGCAAGATGGTTAATTAGTTGTGTTTTATGATTTATTTGGTGTTTAGAAGTTTTATTTATGTACCTGCATGCATTTTTATTTAATGATTACTAATTGTGaatttaattggattaaattatttgGTTATTTTGAAATTAGTTAGTGAAGCATTTAAATTATTGTGTGACCAAGTGTTCGTTTGTTTTTCTGGTATGTAGAAAAAGATTAAGGAAAAAATCAGTACGAGCGAAGATCCCAACGAGGAACTACTTTCTGATGGAAAAAAACATGGGACATCTTGGCTCCATGGAAGATGTCCTGATGCTGCAAAAGGTTACTCCAGTACTGCTGGTTCGACAAATACTTATGTACAGGAGTTGGCAGGAAAGATAAAGCAGACTCTGGTGAGTGAAGTCGAGGCATCGATGACAAAGAAGGTACAAGAAGAAGTGGATATGCAAGTCAACAAGAAGGTGCAGGAGAATATGGCCTGGTTACTTAAGAAAATAGCCGACGCAAATCCAGGCATCACAATCAACCATCAAGATTTCAACACAACCAGCGATAATGACAATTACCTCACACCAGTTACCGGAGGCTCTGGACTTTAGATTTCAGATGTGCACATTTTTACATATCTTATTTTGCGTACTAGTAACAAGTGTTATCGTACTAGCTTTTGGATGTTTATTTATCGTCCTAGACTAAGTAACTGTTCTTTGGAGT
Encoded here:
- the LOC141665344 gene encoding uncharacterized protein LOC141665344, with the translated sequence MGDFTSALLLVRISNMGLGFHGCVVIMMDDGLSQWITLPKYSTPYIKGIKDFLENAFPKFSVGDEMLCPCKNCRNGKWHTQDLIYDHLICHGPCPLYANWICEVSSKYHRIDIERAENMGFEDSFTFGDNLDEMFHRTNDTTGPNDDAKKFYGHLEEGKQPLYPGCKKFSRLSFIIRLYSLKCIHGISESGFGDLLELIKDAFPEAHIPLSFNAAKNVIKDLGLDYQRMHACPNNCMLFWAENEKEENCKTCGASRWVVVEKKGAVDNNEKKLIHKVPANVVRYFPLKKRLQRMFMSKELSELMLWHAKEAWKALDARYPQFSSENRNIRLGLAADGFNPFRTMNISHSTWPIILVNYNLPPWLCMKQENLILSTLISGPESPKNNIDVFKQPLIAELNELWEVGIETYDALIDHTFNLRASLLWTISDFPGLAMLSGWSTKGRLACPVCNYETSSMYLKHSRKMCYMDHRRFLHPEYPWRLDKRKFNGQIELRGFPEVLTGTDIEELLAGFVNHFGGKKPEKKRKRQKNKIKSNSPFKKKSIFFDLPYWKHNVSRHNLDVMHIEKNLCDKVLGTLLNIAGKTKDHIAARLDLQELGIRKVLHPVLSSDGKHLEIRAAIFDMTNEEKDLFCSVLKNAKLPYGSASNISRCVHMKERKVSSYKSHDAHFFMHYLLQFAVKKSLKPEVAVPFIRLGAFLRGIWSKVIDLSDLKRLQTEIIEIICQFETIFIQAFFDVMAHLLIHLCQEIEFGGPAHVRSMWPIERYLNKLKSYVRNRSKPEGCIAEGYLAEECLIFCSRFLGGHGGSKITKAAKFESFPEKVEFPIGSRRNKDGKAVNLVEVEWMAIHRYILFNCGNKEIDSLIEEHRILIEGQAKSKRYNREREHSEDFWKWMKGEVGKKDNISKELEVLAMGPNQSAKKYSGYVLNGYRFHTKYRDAKCKTQNSGVFLTALTTSFASSKDQNPLVGDVNYYGAIEEIFEVDYWGEFSVVVFKCCWYKEEKDLYGFTRVNFNRLCQKSDPYVLASQVQQVFYVEDPTEKMMYNIIKKLPRDWCDVEAENANEEAEDPVLHDLHTSVPLETDTDINWCRDDVPTRQVPIKARTNEETT